A region from the Vibrio navarrensis genome encodes:
- the barA gene encoding two-component sensor histidine kinase BarA, translating into MTRYGLRARVITLTLAPTLIIGLLLSSFFSFNRYRDLERQVITTGNSIIEPLAIASEPHLLSESREAVRRLISYAHRKNSELVRSIAVFDSHHELFVTSNFHPNFESLTFPKDKPIPLLGDSELHDTTMILRVPILSEGHYLSNLVEPEQATRAVGYIAVEMDLSSLRLQQYQEVFSAFLVLILGLGLASVFASRLMQDVTQPITHMKNVVDRIRRGQLDIRIEGKMHGELDSLKNGINAMAVSLSEYHVEMQHSIDQATSDLRETLEQLEIQNVELDIAKKRAQEAARVKSEFLANMSHELRTPLNGVIGFTRQMLKTQLTNSQTDYLQTIEKSANNLLNIINDILDFSKLEAGKLALENIPFDFREGLEEVISLQATSAHEKGLEITLKVDPKIPPGLVGDPLRIQQVLTNLVGNSIKFTEKGNIDVSVEMRAQAGDAVDLQFMVRDTGIGISERQQAQLFQAFSQADASISRRYGGTGLGLVITQKLVSQMGGEISLTSRLHQGSTFWFTLRLHSTQMPMSDLLESEYLQGKELLLVEPNMQAAAVTQQLLAQEGIHVVYRSTLPEESKTYDFVLLNLAANQSYDLHTIENWLSHALQLSANTVLGIPSTELALADQLLGHFDVQCLTKPLCRRKLLQSLIATQTAQPVLEQSQPVLQEDKAALTVLAVDDNPANLKLITALLAERVTHVVACSSGQEAVELASKTPFDLIFMDIQMPQMDGVTACKQIKEGELNRQTPVIAVTAHAMSGERDRLLKAGMDDYLTKPIEEHILQQVLVHWNPNTCDQQLNKIGPCYAEVDQEPTSQPQAELKADVIIDWQAALKQSANKEDLAKDMLRMLTEFIPDVEQVVEQALDDSQYPRDELIHVIHKLHGSSSYCGVPRLKSLCATLEHALRSGVELAELEPELFELQDEMAKVTATAQFYLN; encoded by the coding sequence ATGACCAGATATGGCTTACGTGCCCGCGTAATTACTCTTACTCTCGCTCCGACCTTAATCATAGGTCTATTGCTCAGCAGTTTTTTCTCTTTTAATCGATATCGGGATCTGGAACGTCAGGTGATCACCACCGGTAACAGCATTATTGAGCCTTTGGCGATTGCCAGCGAGCCTCATCTTTTGAGCGAAAGCCGTGAAGCGGTGCGCCGCTTGATCAGTTACGCCCATCGCAAAAACTCTGAGCTGGTGCGCAGTATCGCCGTATTTGATAGCCATCATGAGCTGTTTGTTACTTCCAACTTTCACCCCAATTTCGAATCACTGACGTTTCCCAAAGACAAGCCGATTCCGCTGCTGGGCGATTCTGAGCTACACGACACCACCATGATCCTGCGAGTGCCGATCCTTTCCGAGGGGCACTATCTCAGCAACTTGGTCGAACCCGAGCAAGCCACGCGCGCGGTCGGTTACATCGCGGTCGAGATGGATCTCTCGTCGCTGCGCTTACAGCAATACCAAGAAGTCTTCTCCGCCTTTTTAGTGTTAATACTTGGCCTTGGTCTGGCTAGCGTGTTCGCCTCGCGCCTGATGCAAGATGTTACCCAACCGATTACCCATATGAAAAACGTGGTGGACCGTATCCGCCGCGGCCAGTTGGACATTCGCATCGAAGGCAAAATGCATGGTGAGCTGGATTCACTGAAAAACGGCATTAACGCCATGGCCGTCTCGCTCTCGGAATACCATGTTGAGATGCAGCACAGCATCGACCAAGCAACCTCCGATTTGCGCGAAACGCTTGAACAGCTGGAAATTCAAAACGTCGAACTGGATATTGCCAAAAAACGCGCCCAAGAAGCGGCGCGGGTAAAATCGGAATTTTTGGCTAACATGTCTCACGAGCTGCGCACTCCACTCAATGGTGTGATCGGTTTTACTCGTCAGATGCTCAAAACTCAGTTGACCAACAGCCAGACCGATTATCTGCAAACCATTGAAAAATCGGCCAACAACCTACTCAACATCATCAACGACATTCTCGATTTCTCTAAACTGGAAGCGGGCAAGTTGGCGCTGGAAAACATTCCGTTCGATTTCCGAGAGGGCTTGGAAGAGGTGATCAGCTTGCAAGCCACCAGCGCCCACGAAAAAGGGTTGGAGATCACCTTAAAAGTGGATCCGAAAATTCCTCCCGGTCTGGTGGGTGACCCGCTGCGTATTCAGCAAGTACTGACTAACTTAGTCGGCAACTCGATTAAGTTCACCGAAAAAGGCAACATTGATGTCAGCGTCGAAATGCGCGCCCAAGCAGGCGATGCGGTCGATCTGCAATTTATGGTGCGAGACACCGGCATCGGCATCTCAGAGCGCCAACAAGCGCAGCTCTTCCAAGCCTTTAGCCAAGCAGACGCGAGCATTTCACGTCGCTACGGCGGTACTGGGTTAGGTCTGGTTATCACGCAAAAACTGGTCAGCCAAATGGGCGGGGAAATCAGCCTCACCAGCCGCCTGCACCAAGGCTCAACCTTCTGGTTCACTCTGCGTTTGCACTCAACGCAAATGCCAATGAGTGACCTGCTCGAATCCGAGTATCTGCAAGGCAAAGAGCTCTTGTTGGTGGAGCCCAACATGCAAGCGGCAGCAGTCACGCAGCAACTATTGGCGCAAGAAGGCATTCACGTGGTCTACCGCTCGACCTTGCCAGAAGAGAGCAAAACCTACGATTTCGTTCTGCTCAACTTGGCCGCCAATCAAAGCTACGACTTGCACACCATCGAAAACTGGCTCAGCCACGCGCTGCAACTTTCCGCCAACACGGTGCTCGGCATCCCTAGTACCGAACTGGCGCTGGCCGATCAACTGCTGGGACATTTTGATGTGCAGTGTTTGACCAAACCGCTGTGCCGTCGAAAACTGCTGCAAAGCTTGATCGCCACGCAAACCGCTCAACCTGTGCTTGAGCAGAGTCAACCGGTACTGCAAGAGGATAAAGCCGCGCTCACCGTACTCGCCGTGGACGATAACCCAGCCAACCTCAAACTGATCACCGCCCTTTTAGCCGAACGTGTGACGCACGTCGTGGCGTGCAGTTCCGGGCAAGAAGCGGTCGAGTTGGCGAGCAAAACGCCATTTGATCTGATCTTTATGGATATCCAGATGCCACAAATGGATGGAGTCACGGCCTGCAAGCAGATCAAAGAGGGGGAGCTTAACCGCCAGACTCCGGTGATTGCCGTCACCGCGCACGCCATGAGCGGAGAGCGAGATCGCCTGCTCAAGGCGGGAATGGATGACTATCTGACCAAACCAATCGAAGAGCACATCTTGCAGCAGGTTCTTGTGCATTGGAATCCCAACACTTGCGATCAACAACTCAACAAAATCGGTCCTTGCTATGCCGAAGTCGACCAAGAACCAACCTCGCAGCCTCAGGCAGAGCTCAAAGCGGACGTGATTATTGATTGGCAGGCGGCGTTGAAACAGTCCGCCAACAAAGAAGACCTCGCTAAAGACATGCTCAGAATGCTGACCGAGTTTATTCCCGATGTTGAACAGGTGGTCGAACAGGCACTGGACGACAGCCAGTATCCGCGAGATGAGTTAATTCATGTCATCCATAAACTGCATGGCAGCAGCTCTTACTGCGGCGTACCACGCCTGAAATCACTGTGCGCTACGCTAGAACACGCATTGCGCTCGGGGGTTGAGTTGGCCGAACTTGAGCCTGAACTGTTCGAACTGCAAGATGAGATGGCTAAAGTCACCGCCACTGCGCAGTTTTATCTCAACTAG
- the acpS gene encoding holo-ACP synthase encodes MAIVGLGTDIAEIERVEKALARSGEAFAERILSQSELAVFHSTKQQGRFLAKRFAAKEAASKALGTGIAHGVTFHDFTVSNDEHGKPCLHLSGKALQLAEQRQVVHSHLSISDERHYAVATVIFES; translated from the coding sequence ATGGCAATTGTAGGGCTTGGCACTGACATTGCTGAAATCGAGCGGGTGGAAAAAGCACTCGCTCGTAGCGGCGAAGCTTTTGCCGAGCGCATTCTGAGCCAATCCGAACTGGCGGTGTTCCACTCGACGAAGCAGCAAGGGCGCTTTCTTGCCAAACGCTTTGCGGCGAAAGAGGCGGCATCCAAAGCCTTAGGCACGGGCATTGCTCATGGCGTGACCTTTCATGATTTCACCGTCAGTAATGATGAGCATGGCAAGCCTTGTTTGCATCTTTCCGGTAAAGCGTTGCAGCTTGCTGAGCAGAGACAGGTTGTCCATAGCCATTTGTCGATTTCCGATGAGCGCCACTATGCGGTGGCGACCGTGATCTTCGAATCGTAG
- the pdxJ gene encoding pyridoxine 5'-phosphate synthase, with the protein MSSIYLGVNIDHVATLRNARGTKYPDPVHAAEIAERAGADGITVHLREDRRHITDRDVRLLSETIQTRMNLEMAVTDEMVEIALQTKPEYVCLVPEKREELTTEGGLDVAGHLEKVKAATQKLTDAGIKVSLFIDADREQIDAAKACGAPFIELHTGHYADAETEADRLNELKKIAAGASYAADLGITVNAGHGLTYHNVAPIAALPEIYELNIGHAIIGRAVFDGLEKAVADMKAIMVAARK; encoded by the coding sequence ATGAGCTCAATTTATCTGGGTGTTAACATCGATCACGTCGCGACATTGCGTAATGCCCGTGGGACCAAGTACCCTGATCCTGTCCACGCCGCAGAAATTGCCGAGCGCGCTGGCGCAGACGGCATCACCGTTCACCTACGTGAAGATCGTCGCCATATTACCGATCGCGACGTGCGCCTTTTGAGCGAAACCATCCAGACGCGAATGAATCTGGAAATGGCCGTCACCGACGAGATGGTTGAAATTGCCCTGCAAACCAAACCGGAATACGTCTGTTTGGTGCCTGAAAAGCGTGAAGAGCTGACAACCGAAGGCGGTTTGGATGTAGCTGGTCATCTGGAGAAGGTCAAAGCGGCGACGCAAAAACTGACTGACGCGGGCATTAAAGTGTCACTGTTTATCGATGCCGACCGTGAACAAATTGATGCGGCGAAAGCTTGTGGCGCGCCGTTTATTGAGTTGCACACCGGTCACTATGCCGACGCAGAAACCGAAGCGGATCGGCTCAACGAACTGAAGAAAATCGCCGCTGGTGCCAGCTATGCAGCCGATTTGGGTATTACAGTGAACGCCGGTCACGGCCTCACTTATCACAATGTGGCACCTATCGCTGCGTTGCCAGAGATCTACGAGTTGAACATCGGCCATGCCATCATTGGTCGTGCGGTGTTTGACGGGCTAGAAAAAGCGGTCGCGGATATGAAAGCGATCATGGTTGCGGCTCGTAAGTAA
- the recO gene encoding DNA repair protein RecO — translation MNPSDGLQRCFILHRRPYSESSLILDVFSEEYGRLTILSKGARSKRSNLKGALQPFTPLLLKWSGKGSMKTLRQAEPISLGLPLSGITLYSAMYVNELIGRVLAAEVAMPGLFHDYLFALTELAQNDNPEPALRRFELALLSAMGYGVDFLHCAGSGEPVDPDMTYRYREQKGFIASVRMDNLTFYGNELIAISERRFVTREQLKAAKRFTRIALKPYLGGKPLKSRELFIQTRIPRARSIEK, via the coding sequence ATGAACCCAAGTGACGGCTTACAACGCTGCTTTATTTTGCATCGTCGCCCTTACAGCGAATCGAGCCTGATCCTCGACGTTTTTAGCGAGGAGTATGGTCGGCTGACTATTTTGTCGAAAGGCGCGCGTAGCAAGCGTTCCAATTTAAAAGGGGCGCTGCAGCCTTTTACCCCGCTATTGCTCAAATGGTCAGGCAAAGGGTCAATGAAAACTTTGCGTCAAGCCGAGCCGATCAGCCTTGGCTTGCCACTGTCGGGGATCACCCTATATTCGGCTATGTACGTTAACGAGTTGATTGGACGTGTTTTGGCGGCGGAAGTGGCGATGCCGGGGTTGTTTCATGATTATCTATTTGCGTTAACTGAGTTGGCGCAAAACGACAACCCGGAACCCGCTTTGCGCCGCTTTGAACTGGCGCTGCTGTCGGCGATGGGCTACGGCGTGGATTTTTTACACTGCGCAGGCAGCGGTGAACCGGTCGATCCCGACATGACCTATCGCTACCGTGAGCAAAAAGGGTTTATTGCTTCAGTTCGTATGGATAATCTGACTTTTTACGGTAATGAACTGATTGCAATTAGTGAGCGGCGCTTTGTCACCCGAGAGCAACTTAAAGCGGCAAAACGCTTTACACGCATAGCCTTAAAGCCGTATCTTGGCGGCAAACCTTTAAAAAGTCGGGAATTGTTCATACAGACACGAATTCCCCGAGCAAGGAGTATTGAAAAATGA
- the era gene encoding GTPase Era — MADNEFDIDAFFASEEKQQPSSLENQHCGFIAIVGRPNVGKSTLLNKILGQKISITSRKPQTTRHRIMGVDTQGDYQAIYVDTPGLHIEEKRAINRLMNRAANSSLSDVNLVFFLVDGTNWTADDEMVLTKLQKANFPVVLCVNKVDNVQDRNEVMLHMMEMSKKMDFVDVVPISAKHGKNIDVLRKHVREHLPKAVHHFPEEYVTDRSQRFMASEIVREKLMRFTGEELPYSVTVEIERFDYNPETDGFHINALILVERSGQKKMVIGKGGEKIKTIGREARLDMEELFGRKVYLETWVKVKSGWADDERALRSLGYIDDL; from the coding sequence ATGGCTGATAATGAATTCGATATCGATGCGTTTTTCGCGTCAGAAGAGAAGCAACAACCTTCTTCACTTGAGAATCAACATTGTGGTTTTATCGCCATCGTTGGTCGTCCTAACGTAGGGAAATCGACCTTGCTCAACAAGATCTTAGGGCAGAAGATTTCCATTACCTCACGTAAGCCGCAAACCACGCGTCACCGTATTATGGGCGTCGACACGCAAGGCGATTACCAAGCCATCTACGTTGACACGCCGGGGCTGCACATTGAAGAGAAGCGCGCTATCAACCGTTTGATGAACCGCGCGGCTAACTCGTCACTGAGCGATGTCAATCTGGTGTTTTTCTTGGTTGATGGCACCAACTGGACTGCTGATGATGAGATGGTGCTGACCAAGCTACAAAAAGCCAACTTCCCTGTCGTGCTGTGCGTGAACAAAGTGGATAACGTACAAGATCGCAATGAAGTGATGCTGCACATGATGGAGATGTCGAAGAAGATGGACTTCGTCGACGTGGTGCCCATTTCTGCCAAGCATGGTAAGAACATAGACGTGCTGCGCAAGCACGTGCGTGAGCATCTTCCGAAAGCCGTACACCACTTCCCTGAAGAGTATGTTACCGATCGCTCACAGCGTTTTATGGCGTCTGAAATTGTGCGTGAAAAGCTGATGCGTTTTACAGGCGAAGAGCTGCCATACTCGGTTACGGTGGAAATCGAACGCTTTGACTACAACCCGGAAACCGACGGTTTTCATATCAATGCGCTGATCTTGGTTGAGCGCAGTGGTCAGAAGAAAATGGTGATCGGGAAAGGTGGCGAGAAGATCAAAACCATCGGCCGCGAAGCGCGTCTGGATATGGAAGAGCTGTTTGGCCGCAAAGTCTACCTAGAAACGTGGGTGAAAGTGAAATCTGGCTGGGCAGACGATGAACGCGCCTTGCGCTCGCTCGGATACATTGATGATCTGTGA
- the rnc gene encoding ribonuclease III: MNSPIDQLSKKLGYQFNDAELINLALTHRSANGKHNERLEFLGDSILSFVIADELYHRFPKVNEGDMSRMRATLVRGNTLAELGREFGLGDYLKLGPGELKSGGFRRDSILADAVEAIIGAIYLDSDLEVVRGIVLSWYNTRLEAIKPGVSQKDPKTRLQEFLQGRRKPLPVYTVTNIKGEAHNQEFTVECDVAGMDKPVIGKGTSRRKAEQAAAETALEQLTNG, from the coding sequence ATGAATTCTCCTATTGATCAACTAAGTAAGAAGCTCGGCTATCAATTTAACGATGCTGAGCTGATCAATCTGGCGCTGACTCACCGCAGCGCCAATGGTAAACACAATGAACGTCTTGAGTTTCTGGGCGATTCAATTTTAAGTTTTGTCATCGCTGATGAACTCTATCACCGCTTTCCCAAAGTGAATGAAGGGGATATGAGCCGCATGCGTGCAACTTTAGTGCGCGGAAACACATTGGCAGAGCTGGGCCGTGAGTTTGGTCTGGGAGATTACTTAAAATTAGGTCCAGGTGAGTTGAAGAGTGGCGGTTTTCGTCGCGACTCGATTCTGGCTGATGCGGTCGAAGCCATTATTGGTGCCATTTATCTAGATAGCGATCTGGAAGTGGTACGTGGCATCGTCTTAAGCTGGTACAACACTCGCCTGGAAGCCATCAAGCCTGGCGTATCTCAGAAAGACCCAAAAACACGCTTGCAGGAGTTTTTACAAGGCAGAAGAAAACCGCTGCCGGTCTACACAGTGACTAATATTAAAGGTGAAGCACACAACCAAGAATTCACGGTTGAGTGTGATGTCGCGGGTATGGACAAGCCTGTGATCGGAAAAGGTACCAGCCGCCGCAAGGCAGAACAAGCGGCTGCTGAAACGGCTCTGGAGCAGTTAACCAATGGCTGA
- the lepB gene encoding signal peptidase I, which produces MATIFSHLLVIATLVTGVIWVLEKLVWSKQRQQKVAEIEAQTNAGLDAATLAKAKMQPWWIENGVSIFPVIGFVLILRSFIYEPFQIPSGSMMPTLLVGDFILVEKYAYGLKDPVWRTQLVETGKPERGDIVVFKYPPSPNVDYIKRVVGLPGDTVRYDRNKELCIQAKGQNECKLVARNNVVESEFSQGGIPLMQLDETLGEVKHRILIDTTRSDRISAYRPRSGVNEWVVPQGHYFVMGDNRDNSADSRFWGFVPEANLVGKAVAIWISFEFDRSADSFLPSWIPTGVRFNRIGGIH; this is translated from the coding sequence ATGGCGACGATATTTTCACATCTCCTGGTTATCGCCACCCTAGTGACTGGCGTCATTTGGGTACTAGAAAAGCTGGTTTGGAGCAAACAACGTCAACAGAAAGTGGCGGAAATTGAAGCGCAAACCAACGCAGGTCTGGATGCTGCGACACTGGCAAAAGCGAAAATGCAGCCTTGGTGGATTGAAAATGGCGTGTCGATTTTTCCAGTGATCGGCTTTGTACTGATTCTGCGCTCTTTTATCTATGAACCGTTTCAAATCCCATCGGGTTCTATGATGCCAACCTTGCTGGTCGGCGATTTCATCTTGGTGGAAAAGTACGCGTACGGTTTGAAAGATCCGGTATGGCGCACCCAACTGGTCGAAACGGGCAAACCGGAGCGCGGTGATATTGTGGTGTTTAAATATCCGCCTTCACCGAACGTTGATTACATCAAACGTGTCGTCGGTTTACCGGGAGATACGGTGCGCTACGACAGAAATAAAGAACTTTGTATTCAGGCGAAAGGGCAGAATGAATGCAAATTGGTGGCGCGCAACAATGTGGTTGAGAGTGAGTTCTCGCAGGGTGGCATTCCCCTCATGCAGTTGGATGAAACCTTGGGCGAAGTGAAACACCGCATTCTGATTGATACCACGCGCAGCGATCGCATCAGTGCTTACCGTCCTCGTAGTGGTGTAAACGAGTGGGTCGTTCCACAAGGACACTATTTTGTCATGGGCGACAACCGCGATAACAGTGCTGACAGCCGATTCTGGGGCTTTGTGCCAGAAGCTAACTTGGTGGGTAAAGCCGTCGCTATCTGGATCAGTTTTGAATTTGATCGCAGCGCCGACAGTTTCTTGCCATCATGGATCCCAACCGGAGTGCGTTTTAACCGCATCGGCGGCATTCACTAA
- the lepA gene encoding translation elongation factor 4 produces the protein MKHIRNFSIIAHIDHGKSTLSDRLIQVCGGLSDREMAEQVLDSMELERERGITIKAQSVTLDYQAKDGETYQLNFIDTPGHVDFSYEVSRSLAACEGALLVVDAGQGVEAQTLANCYTAIEMDLEVVPILNKIDLPAAEPERVAEEIEDIVGIDAIDAVRCSAKTGLGVDEVLEKIVSAIPAPEGDPEAPLQALIIDSWFDNYLGVVSLVRIKHGQLKKNDKIKVMSTGQVWGVDRLGIFTPKQIDTTELNTGEVGWVVCGIKDILGAPVGDTLTLAKNGAEKPLPGFKKVKPQVYAGLFPVSSDDYEAFRDALGKLSLNDASLFYEPETSAALGFGFRCGFLGMLHMEIIQERLEREYDLDLITTAPTVVYEVLKTNKETIYVDSPAKLPAINDIDEIREPIARCNILVPADYLGNVITLCIEKRGTQVDMVYHGNQVALTYDIPMAEVVLDFFDRLKSTSRGYASLDYGFQRFEASDMVRVDVLLNGDKVDALAIITHKDQSQTRGRQLVEKMKEFIPRQMFDIAIQAAIGNHIIARSTVKQLRKNVLAKCYGGDVSRKKKLLKKQKEGKKRMKQIGNVELPQEAFLAILHVGKD, from the coding sequence ATGAAGCACATTCGTAACTTTTCGATTATCGCCCATATCGACCACGGTAAATCGACCCTATCAGACCGTTTAATCCAAGTTTGTGGTGGATTGAGCGACCGTGAAATGGCAGAGCAAGTTCTAGACTCAATGGAACTTGAACGTGAGCGTGGTATCACCATTAAAGCGCAGAGTGTGACACTCGACTACCAAGCTAAAGATGGTGAAACCTACCAGCTCAACTTTATCGATACCCCTGGGCACGTGGACTTCTCTTACGAAGTATCGCGCTCGCTAGCGGCTTGTGAAGGCGCTCTGCTGGTGGTGGATGCTGGTCAAGGGGTAGAAGCTCAGACGCTTGCGAACTGTTACACCGCAATCGAAATGGATCTGGAAGTGGTGCCAATTCTGAACAAAATTGACCTGCCAGCAGCCGAACCTGAGCGTGTGGCGGAAGAGATCGAAGACATCGTCGGTATTGATGCCATTGATGCGGTTCGTTGTTCAGCTAAGACGGGGTTGGGCGTTGACGAAGTGCTGGAGAAGATTGTTTCTGCCATTCCAGCCCCCGAAGGCGACCCAGAGGCGCCGCTGCAAGCGCTGATCATCGATTCTTGGTTTGACAACTATCTTGGTGTGGTGTCGCTGGTGCGAATCAAACACGGTCAGTTGAAGAAGAACGACAAGATCAAAGTGATGAGCACGGGTCAGGTGTGGGGCGTGGATCGCCTTGGTATTTTTACGCCAAAACAAATCGATACCACCGAGCTCAACACTGGCGAAGTAGGCTGGGTTGTTTGTGGTATTAAAGACATTCTTGGCGCGCCAGTGGGCGATACCTTGACGCTGGCAAAAAATGGCGCAGAAAAACCGCTGCCAGGCTTTAAGAAAGTCAAACCACAGGTGTATGCAGGTCTGTTCCCTGTCTCTTCTGATGACTATGAAGCGTTCCGTGATGCCCTTGGCAAACTGAGCCTCAACGACGCTTCTCTGTTCTATGAGCCAGAAACATCAGCGGCACTTGGCTTTGGCTTCCGTTGTGGCTTCCTTGGCATGCTGCACATGGAGATCATCCAGGAGCGTCTTGAGCGTGAATACGATCTTGACCTGATCACCACCGCGCCGACCGTAGTGTATGAAGTGCTCAAGACCAACAAAGAAACCATCTATGTCGATAGCCCAGCCAAACTGCCGGCCATTAATGACATTGATGAGATTCGCGAGCCGATCGCGCGTTGTAACATTCTAGTGCCAGCCGACTACCTAGGTAACGTAATTACCTTGTGTATTGAGAAACGTGGCACGCAGGTTGATATGGTTTACCACGGCAACCAAGTGGCGCTAACCTACGATATTCCAATGGCTGAAGTGGTACTGGATTTCTTCGACCGCTTGAAATCGACCTCACGTGGTTACGCCTCGCTTGATTATGGTTTCCAACGCTTTGAAGCGTCAGACATGGTGCGCGTAGACGTTCTGCTCAACGGCGATAAAGTTGACGCACTGGCGATCATCACTCATAAAGATCAATCGCAGACGCGTGGTCGTCAGTTGGTCGAGAAAATGAAAGAGTTCATTCCTCGCCAAATGTTTGATATCGCGATTCAAGCGGCCATCGGTAACCACATTATCGCCCGTTCAACCGTGAAACAGCTGCGTAAGAACGTATTGGCGAAATGTTACGGTGGTGACGTGAGCCGTAAGAAAAAACTGTTGAAGAAGCAGAAAGAAGGTAAGAAACGCATGAAGCAGATCGGTAACGTCGAACTGCCGCAAGAAGCGTTCCTTGCGATTCTGCACGTGGGTAAAGATTAA
- a CDS encoding SoxR reducing system RseC family protein: MMTALATVTQVTAQQQHFSVELSCEQQTSCNSCASQKSCGTGIVSKAVGKKALAWHLQTQQRLQVGEVVEIGISEQNVLRSALIVYVVPLMALILGAMVGQLLLAPLLGLGEGIVIAASAIGAGLGLLTAKKLARATEQQSAQQVILLRTFGAPIA; this comes from the coding sequence ATGATGACGGCACTGGCGACGGTCACTCAAGTGACCGCTCAGCAACAGCATTTTTCAGTTGAACTGAGCTGCGAGCAGCAAACCAGTTGTAATAGCTGCGCCTCACAAAAGAGCTGTGGCACAGGCATTGTCAGTAAAGCCGTCGGAAAAAAAGCGTTAGCGTGGCACCTGCAAACCCAGCAGCGTTTGCAGGTGGGAGAAGTGGTCGAAATCGGCATCTCAGAACAAAACGTGCTGCGCTCGGCATTGATTGTCTATGTTGTTCCTTTAATGGCGTTGATATTAGGCGCCATGGTTGGCCAGTTATTGTTGGCTCCTTTGCTTGGACTGGGTGAAGGGATCGTCATCGCCGCTTCGGCCATCGGGGCTGGATTGGGCTTATTGACAGCGAAAAAACTCGCCCGCGCTACTGAACAGCAAAGCGCACAACAGGTTATTTTGCTGCGAACCTTCGGCGCGCCTATTGCCTAA